From a single Brassica rapa cultivar Chiifu-401-42 chromosome A01, CAAS_Brap_v3.01, whole genome shotgun sequence genomic region:
- the LOC103869512 gene encoding inositol transporter 4: MVEGGIAKADKTEFTECWRTTWKTPYIMRLALSAGIGGLLFGYDTGVISGALLFIKEDFDEVDRKTWLQSTIVSMAVAGAIVGAAVGGWINDRFGRRMSILIADVLFLIGAIVMAFAPAPWVIIVGRIFVGFGVGMASMTSPLYISEASPARIRGALVSTNGLLITGGQFFSYLINLAFVHTPGTWRWMLGVAGVPAIIQFVLMWSLPESPRWLYRKDRVAESRAILERIYPEEEVEAEMEALKESVEAEKADEAIIGDSFGAKLKGAFANPVVRRGLAAGITVQVAQQFVGINTVMYYSPSIVQFAGYASNSTAMALSLVTSGLNAIGSIVSMMFVDRYGRRKLMIISMFGIITCLIILAIVFAQAAIHAPKIDAVESTTFAPNATCPAFAPLAVPNAPPSRWNCMKCLRSECGFCASGVQPYAPGACVVLSDDMKATCHSRGRTYFKDGCPSKFGFLAIVFLGLYIVVYAPGMGTVPWIVNSEIYPLRYRGLGGGIAAVSNWVSNLIVSESFLSLTHALGSSGTFLLFAGFSTVGLFFIWLLVPETKGLQFEEVEKLLEVGYKPSLLRRKNKAKDVDTA, translated from the exons ATGGTGGAAGGAGGAATAGCGAAAGCAGACAAAACAGAGTTCACAGAGTGTTGGAGGACGACATGGAAGACCCCTTACATCATGCGCCTCGCTCTCTCCGCCGGAATCGGAGGTCTTCTCTTCGGTTACGACACCGGAGTCATCTCCGGCGCTCTTCTCTTCATCAAAGAAGACTTCGACGAGGTCGATAGGAAAACATGGCTCCAGTCGACTATCGTCAGCATGGCGGTGGCCGGAGCCATCGTCGGAGCGGCCGTAGGAGGTTGGATCAACGACAGATTCGGAAGGAGGATGTCGATTCTCATCGCCGACGTGCTGTTCTTGATCGGGGCCATCGTCATGGCGTTTGCTCCGGCTCCTTGGGTTATCATCGTCGGGAGAATCTTCGTTGGGTTCGGCGTCGGTATGGCTTCGATGACGTCGCCGCTTTACATATCGGAAGCTTCTCCGGCGAGAATCAGAGGTGCGCTTGTTAGCACCAACGGTCTTTTAATCACCGGAGGACAGTTCTTCTCTTACCTCATCAATCTCGCCTTTGTCCAC ACTCCGGGGACATGGAGGTGGATGTTGGGAGTTGCGGGAGTTCCGGCGATAATTCAGTTTGTGTTGATGTGGTCCTTGCCGGAATCTCCACGGTGGTTGTACAGGAAGGACAGGGTCGCGGAGTCGAGAGCGATCTTGGAGAGGATCTACCCGGAGGAGGAAGTGGAGGCGGAGATGGAAGCGTTGAAAGAGTCCGTGGAGGCGGAGAAAGCAGACGAGGCCATCATCGGAGATAGTTTTGGCGCCAAACTCAAAGGAGCCTTCGCGAATCCTGTCGTCCGACGTGGACTCGCGGCTGGTATTACAGTCCAGGTGGCGCAGCAGTTTGTCGGGATCAACACGGTGATGTACTACAGTCCCTCCATTGTGCAGTTCGCTGGCTACGCCTCCAACAGTACAGCGATGGCTTTGTCTCTTGTAACTTCTGGTCTGAACGCGATTGGTTCGATTGTGAGCATGATGTTTGTGGACCGGTACGGTAGAAGGAAGCTGATGATCATCTCTATGTTTGGGATCATAACTTGTCTTATCATCTTAGCAATTGTCTTCGCACAAGCGGCTATCCACGCCCCCAAGATCGATGCAGTGGAGTCAACCACGTTTGCTCCAAACGCTACTTGTCCAGCGTTTGCTCCTCTCGCAGTCCCAAACGCTCCTCCTTCGAGGTGGAACTGCATGAAGTGTCTCAGGTCGGAATGTGGATTCTGCGCTAGCGGCGTGCAACCGTACGCGCCAGGAGCATGCGTGGTGTTATCTGACGACATGAAGGCGACGTGTCACTCGAGGGGAAGAACGTACTTCAAAGATGGATGTCCAAGCAAGTTTGGGTTCTTGGCTATAGTGTTTTTGGGGCTTTACATCGTAGTGTACGCTCCAGGTATGGGTACTGTCCCATGGATTGTCAACTCTGAGATCTATCCGCTTAGATACAGAGGTCTTGGAGGAGGCATAGCTGCTGTCTCGAACTGGGTCTCTAATCTCATTGTGAGTGAGAGCTTTCTCTCCCTCACACATGCTCTCGGCTCCTCTGGGACTTTCCTTCTCTTTGCGGGCTTCTCTACAGTTGGACTCTTCTTTATTTGGCTGCTTGTGCCTGAGACCAAAGGACTTCAGTTTGAGGAGGTCGAGAAGTTGCTCGAGGTCGGCTACAAGCCAAGTCTCTTGCGGCGGAAGAACAAGGCTAAAGACGTTGATACAGCTTAA
- the LOC103869554 gene encoding pentatricopeptide repeat-containing protein At4g16470 produces the protein MQFLPETIDSSSFSFMWRSPLVSFLISSGMLVSKQRTLIKDSSFISFSSSSISRLLRDLGFTMTSVSTVSTLELNRNESDSDSKFSGKATAILRRMLAQRNIPSFQVDHHRKKEQPDKTLQGLCITGRLKEAVGLLWRSNGLQLESDTYSMLLQECKERREYTKGKRVHAHMVVVGFAPSEYLKVKLLILYALSGDLQTGGILFRGLQSRCLISRNAMISGCVKKGLEQEGLFMYYDMRYCGLVPDQYTFSSVFRACSALASLEHGMRSHAVMVKTCLKSNVIVNGALVDMYFKCSSVSDGYKAFDQFLDRNVVTWTSLMSGYGYHGQVSEVLKCFEKMKEEGCRPNSVTFLVVLTACSHGGLVDQGREYFDSMKRDYGIEPEGQHYAAMVDILGRAGRLQEAYEFIMKSPCKKHAPVWGSLLGSCRNHGNVELLELAATRYFELDPTNGGNYVVFANGYASCGLLEAASKVRRRMENAGVEKDPGYSQIELQGQVHRFMRNDTSHRLSRKIHNKVQEMASLFMDVDYYPDDLDTN, from the exons ATGCAATTTCTCCCGGAGACGATCGATAGCTCATCATTTAGTTTCATGTGGAGAAGCCCTCTCGTCTCATTCCTCATCTCCTCGGGAATGTTGGTTTCAAAACAGAGAACGTTAATAAAAGATTCTTCCTTTATCAGCTTCTCTTCCTCCTCAATCTCCCGTCTTTTGCGCGATTTAGGCTTCACGATGACAAGTGTCTCGACGGTTTCAACTCTAGAGTTAAATAGGAACGAGTCTGATTCCGATTCTAAGTTTTCCGGCAAAGCGACGGCGATACTCCGCCGCATGCTGGCTCAGAGGAATATTCCCAG CTTTCAGGTAGATCATCATAGAAAGAAAGAGCAGCCTGACAAGACACTACAAGGTCTTTGCATCACTGGGAGGTTGAAAGAAGCTGTTGGGCTGTTATGGCGCAGCAACGGGTTACAGCTCGAGTCCGATACTTACTCTATGCTGTTACAGGAATGCAAAGAGAGGCGTGAATACACAAAAGGGAAACGAGTACATGCTCACATGGTCGTTGTGGGATTCGCTCCGAGCGAGTATTTGAAAGTCAAGTTGTTGATACTTTACGCCTTGTCAGGGGATCTTCAAACAGGTGGGATTCTCTTCCGTGGTTTGCAGTCGAGGTGTTTGATCTCCAGGAACGCAATGATCTCAGGGTGTGTTAAAAAGGGTCTTGAACAAGAAGGGCTTTTTATGTATTACGATATGAGATACTGTGGTTTAGTTCCGGATCAGTATACTTTTTCTTCCGTGTTTAGAGCGTGTTCTGCGTTAGCGTCGCTGGAACACGGGATGCGATCTCATGCTGTGATGGTAAAGACTTGTCTTAAGTCGAATGTTATAGTCAATGGTGCTCTTGTTGATATGTACTTCAAGTGCAGCAGTGTCTCTGATGGGTACAAAGCGTTTGATCAGTTTTTAGATAGAAACGTGGTTACGTGGACCTCGTTGATGTCTGGATACGGGTATCATGGACAAGTTTCGGAGGTGTTGAAGTGCTTTGAGAAGATGAAGGAAGAGGGTTGCAGACCGAACTCTGTCACGTTTTTGGTGGTTCTCACTGCTTGTAGCCATGGAGGTTTGGTTGACCAAGGTCGGGAGTATTTTGATTCTATGAAGAGAGATTACGGGATTGAGCCTGAGGGACAGCACTATGCAGCTATGGTTGATATCTTAGGGCGTGCTGGTAGGCTACAAGAGGCGTACGAGTTTATAATGAAGTCACCGTGCAAGAAACATGCTCCGGTTTGGGGATCTTTGCTGGGATCATGCAGGAATCATGGGAATGTGGAGCTGCTAGAGCTCGCGGCTACTAGATATTTTGAGTTGGATCCAACGAACGGTGGGAACTACGTGGTGTTTGCCAATGGATACGCGAGCTGTGGATTGTTGGAAGCTGCCTCGAAGGTTAGGAGGAGAATGGAGAATGCAGGAGTTGAAAAAGATCCAGGCTATAGCCAGATCGAGTTACAAGGTCAAGTTCATAGGTTCATGAGGAATGACACGTCTCACAGACTCTCTAGAAAGATACACAACAAGGTCCAAGAGATGGCTTCTCTGTTTATGGATGTTGACTACTATCCAGATGACTTGGACACTAATTGA
- the LOC103869500 gene encoding U-box domain-containing protein 4 yields the protein MVSVEDPLPHSNSTRFPLTTDFYGSSSPSAAKIHRQVGRSMRTVRSNFYQSGDQSCSFVGSVGDKSEYASEYLSDSVIDMRLGELALKNSNSVHSIASSSKEEAFLDISQAFSDFSACSSDISGELHRLACLPSPGTDRTENDGDKEEQDPEPCLGFLERENFSTEIIECISPEDLQPTVKLCIDGLRSSSVAIKRSAAAKLRLLAKNRADNRVLIGESGAIQALIPLLRCNDPWTQEHAVTALLNLSLHDQNKAVIAAGGAIKSLVWVLKTGTETSKQNAACALLSLALVEENKNSIGACGAIPPLVSLLLNGSCRGKKDALTTLYKLCTLQQNKERAVTAGAVKPLVDLVAEEGTGMAEKAMVVLSSLAAIEEGREAIVEEGGIAALVEAIEDGSVKGKEFAVLTLLQLCADNVRNRGLLVREGAIPPLVGLSQSGAVSVRAKRKAERLLGYLREPRKEGSSSSSP from the exons ATGGTTTCGGTGGAGGATCCGTTACCTCACTCGAATTCAACCCGTTTCCCGTTAACAACCGACTTCTACGGCTCATCTTCTCCGTCGGCGGCGAAGATACACCGTCAAGTCGGCCGATCGATGAGGACGGTGAGATCTAACTTCTACCAAAGCGGCGATCAATCTTGCTCTTTCGTCGGCTCCGTCGGCGATAAATCGGAGTACGCGTCGGAGTATCTGTCGGACTCCGTCATCGACATGAGACTCGGCGAGCTCGCGTTGAAGAACAGTAACTCAGTCCACTCAATCGCTTCCTCATCGAAAGAAGAAGCCTTTCTTGATATTTCTCAGGCGTTTAGTGATTTCTCCGCTTGTAGCAGCGACATCTCCGGGGAGCTACACCGTCTCGCTTGCTTGCCGTCGCCGGGTACCGACAGAACGGAGAACGACGGAGATAAAGAAGAGCAAGATCCGGAGCCGTGTCTAGGGTTTCTGGAGAGGGAGAACTTCTCCACTGAGATTATCGAGTGTATCTCCCCAGAAGATCTGCAGCCGACGGTGAAGCTCTGCATCGACGGACTCCGCTCCTCCTCGGTGGCGATTAAACGATCCGCCGCGGCTAAGCTGAGGCTCCTGGCGAAGAATCGAGCTGATAACCGTGTGTTGATTGGCGAATCTGGAGCTATCCAAGCTCTGATTCCGCTTCTTCGTTGCAACGATCCGTGGACGCAGGAGCACGCGGTGACTGCTCTCCTGAACCTCTCTCTCCACGACCAGAACAAAGCTGTGATAGCCGCGGGAGGAGCTATCAAGTCTCTCGTGTGGGTTCTCAAGACGGGGACGGAGACTTCGAAGCAGAACGCGGCGTGCGCGTTGCTCAGCCTCGCGCTCGTGGAGGAGAACAAGAACTCGATCGGAGCTTGCGGCGCGATTCCGCCGCTTGTTTCTCTGCTGCTGAACGGGTCTTGCAGGGGGAAGAAGGACGCGCTCACGACGCTTTACAAGCTATGCACGCTTCAGCAGAACAAGGAGAGAGCGGTTACCGCCGGAGCGGTGAAGCCGTTGGTGGATCTTGTGGCGGAGGAAGGGACTGGGATGGCGGAGAAGGCGATGGTGGTTCTGAGCAGCTTGGCGGCGATTGAGGAAGGCAGAGAGGCTATTGTAGAGGAAGGAGGGATCGCAGCGCTTGTGGAGGCTATCGAGGATGGATCGGTGAAAGGGAAAGAGTTTGCGGTCTTGACGCTGTTGCAGCTTTGTGCTGATAATGTCAGGAACCGTGGGTTGCTTGTGAGGGAAGGTGCGATTCCTCCTCTTGTGGGTCTCTCTCAGAGCGGCGCCGTCAGCGTTAGAGCTAAACGCAAG GCAGAAAGACTACTGGGTTATCTTAGGGAGCCAAGGAAGGAGGGAAGTTCATCATCAAGCCCTTGA